The window TTTGGTACATTGTGAAACATAATGCGCAAAGTAAAACCGCTGCTACTCCTCCAGCAGAACCAACGACAAAAGCTTTGATTCTTTTGTCGCcttgaaattcttttttaaCATCTTCGTTAGCTTGCATAGGTGATGGCTTCGGGTTTGGCCCGGCAAGATTCTTCATTGTGTCCATCTTGAAAATCTCGAGGCCGTTAAGCTGTGAATCGTAATATTCCGGTTTACCAAATGTCGATGGTGTCATTTGGAGCGAAAGCTCTTCGCCTCCTCCTCCATTATTGGCATCAACATAGATCGCATAATCTTTGTAAGTCGGGATACCTTTCCCTCCTGACCATGCGATTATATCTGCAGCGTTTGTATCCGCCTGCgcggttttgttgttgatgtaaaTGTTGAAAACTTTCTGGTTGATTTTAGAAAGCTGGAACTCGCAGAAATGGAGCCTCatgatatatgtgaagttaGTGTCGATTTGAAACATCCACGTGAGATTCGATTTCATGTTTATATCTCCATTTGGTCCTTGTGATCGAGCTGTTTTGTAGACATCAGCTGGCGCGGTAGAAACCGGCATTTTCTGATAGTCGATCCTGAAATTGTTGCTTGCTTGATTGGTAACACCGAGACCTGCGCTGAATATGTAAGGCGCGTCGTTGTACCAAGTTCTGGTTAACCCGCCAGAGTCTTGGCTTCCGGGAATATCCTGACCTCCGACATTGAGCCTAAACATTGTTTGAAGATTTGCGGTCTTAGTATCTGATGTCTGGTCTGAGAACCCAACGAGAGCAGCTGAATCAAACAGTTCCGGCATCTGAACAACCTCGATACCGTTTATGAACGCAAACGCTTTTGGATGTTTATCCGAGGGAGTAAATGTGATGCTCAAAACATCTTTTTGGGATGGTGCAAGAGAATATTCTCTCACAAGGTAAGCTTGTGTTAAGGCTTGACATGTGATAGCTGCACTAAAATTGCTGAGAAGGCTAACATCGTTAGCTACCACGGAGAAATAAGAGTCGGCAATGTTGAGTCCTGTGTATGTCGATGGGTAGAAATGTAAGCGGAGCAAATGTCTTTTGTCTCCTTTAACAGGGATCTCATAAGTTGCGGGAGCTGTGAAGATTCTTGCTGTCATGTATGGAACCGTCGAGAGAAGTGAAGGATCTTGATAAGTAGCTTGTGCATGAACTGTGTTTGGCGTTTCCAAGAATTTGGTGTCGGGTTCCCATTTTTTCTTGTCTTGATCATCAGCTGGTTGTGAAGCTCCGCAGCTCAACGAGAAATCTTGACCATTAGATTGTGATGGAGAAACCAGAAGAAcatagaagaaacagaggaaagaacATAGAATCCGGGTTTTCTCGTTCATGGCTGAAACAtataaaaacgtttttttttttagaattctACGTCGTACGTACGTACATGAAACGATTGATAAAAAAACGAAGTTTACTTTTCTATGTATGCATTACCTCAAGCACCAGCAGAGAAAACTGGAGGCTTGTTTTTTCTCCTCTCTTCAACCTAACGATGTTTGATCGAAGCCATGGAAACAGAAGCAGAAGCCCccagcaaaacaaaaactgctCATTTTTCGGGTTGTGTCGGAAAGAGAAACATAAAGTAGTAGGAGAATCTACGGAGGAGAGGATTAACCGAACAAAGCTATGTTTAGTAATTGGTTACAAGTGATTCGTATATACACTTTTGAGGTTTTTAACTCGTAATTAATACATATgcatgattttaattatttttcaggtcataagctttttttttttttaatatgtttacttCAAATATAGaaacttataaattatgttGTTTCAAACATCTTAGTAGAAGAATCCTGTAATTTTGATATGATCCTTAAAATAGGAAAATCAACAAGATTTTGATACTAGAATTCCGAAATTTGACTTGATCTTTAAAAtaggaaaattaacaaaactggTCAATGtatattcttcttctacagTCAGATAATTATGAAACTCGTTTTGTTTTAGTGGGCGAAGAACCTAAACAAAGAAAGGTCGCTAATTATATCGGATGAGTCTTCGTATCAAATTTAAACATTGGAGGAAAATAGCTCGACCATCCATTGGATAAATCAATGGTGAAAACTACTTTTACCAAATCTCCATTAAAAGCTCCTTTGAGTCTCTTTTGTAAGAGTTTATGTGGTCGGGTAGTCAAAAAGTTTTAGGTAAAAAGGGTATACATAAGATTTTCTGATCAACCCGACCCCGTCGAAGCTTCGTTGTTGGCCGCGTAAATTGGTGTTGCACGCGGCCATCAGATGAAGAACATACATTTAGACCCAGAAGCAAAGCCAAAGCTTTGATATTCTCAGAAAGAAAAGAGGTCAAGAAAATCATCAACGAAAAGCCCTTATTTGCCCCGTATATTTCCCAATTATAAGCCTAAAATCTCTGCCTTGCATTACAAGCCACCTCTTCAAagtgattaattaaaaaaatggtgaGGAGAAGAGCAGGCCTTACCTTACCAATCTCGTCTTCAACGCCATCGCTTCCTGAACCTGATATTAGAACAATGGCGCCACATAAACCGAAACAACGGCTATCTAAGCAACTATCAATGCGTGAGACACCACGAGATGTTGCTTGGGAAAAAAGGCGTCGTCAAATGTTAAAGATTCAGGAGAAAAAGCAAAAAGGCGTCTCTGAAAACGATAACGATCCATCGGATCTAACTGATGAAGATTTAAGGGAGCTCAAAGGGTCGATCGAGTTAGGATTCGGTTTCAATGAAGAAGCCGGACAGAAGCTGTGCAACACATTACCAGCATTAGATCTTTACTTTGCTGTGAATAGGCAACTTTCNNNNNNNNNNNNNNNNNNNNNNNNNNNNNNNNNNNNNNNNNNNNNNNNNNNNNNNNNNNNNNNNNNNNNNNNNNNNNNNNNNNNNNNNNNNNNNNNNNNNNNNNNNNNNNNNNNNNNNNNNNNNNNNNNNNNNNNNNNNNNNNNNNNNNNNNNNNNNNNNNNNNNNNNNNNNNNNNNNNNNNNNNNNNNNNNNNNNNNNNNNNNNNNNNNNNNNNNNNNNNNNNNNNNNNNNNNNNNNNNNNNNNNNNNNNNNNNNNNNNNNNNNNNNNNNNNNNNNNNNNNNNNNNNNNNNNNNNNNNNNNNNNNNNNNNNNNNNNNNNNNNNNNNNNNNNNNNNNNNNNNNNNNNNNNNNNNNNNNNNNNNNNNNNNNNNNNNNNNNNNNNNNNNNNNNNNNNNNNNNNNNNNNNNNNNNNNNNNNNNNNNNNNNNNNNNNNNNNNNNNNNNNNNNNNNNNNNNNNNNNNNNNNNNNNNNNNNNNNNNNNNNNNNNNNNNNNNNNNNNNNNNNNNNNNNNNNNNNNNNNNNNNNNNNNNNNNNNNNNNNNNNNNNNNNNNNNNNNNNNNNNNNNNNNNNNNNNNNNNNNNNNNNNNNNNNNNNNNNNNNNNNNNNNNNNNNNNNNNNNNNNNNNNNNNNNNNNNNNNNNNNNNNNNNNNNNNNNNNNNNNNNNNNNNNNNNNNNNNNNNNNNNNNNNNNNNNNNNNNNNNNNNNNNNNNNNNNNNNNNNNNNNNNNNNNNNNNNNNNNNNNNNNNNNNNNNNNNNNNNNNNNNNNNNNNNNNNNNNNNNNNNNNNNNNNNNNNNNNNNNNNNNNNNNNNNNNNNNNNNNNNNNNNNNNNNNNNNNNNNNNNNNNNNNNNNNNNNNNNNNNNNNNNNNNNNNNNNNNNNNNNNNNNNNNNNNNNNNNNNNNNNNNNNNNNNNNNNNNNNNNNNNNNNNNNNNNNNNNNNNNNNNNNNNNNNNNNNNNNNNNNNNNNNNNNNNNNNNNNNNNNNNNNNNNNNNNNNNNNNNNNNNNNNNNNNNNNNNNNNNNNNNNNNNNNNNNNNNNNNNNNNNNNNNNNNNNNNNNNNNNNNNNNNNNNNNNNNNNNNNNNNNNNNNNNNNNNNNNNNNNNNNNNNNNNNNNNNNNNNNNNNNNNNNNNNNNNNNNNNNNNNNNNNNNNNNNNNNNNNNNNNNNNNNNNNNNNNNNNNNNNNNNNNNNNNNNNNNNNNNNNNNNNNNNNNNNNNNNNNNNNNNNNNNNNNNNNNNNNNNNNNNNNNNNNNNNNNNNNNNNNNNNNNNNNNNNNNNNNNNNNNNNNNNNNNNNNNNNNNNNNNNNNNNNNNNNNNNNNNNNNNNNNNNNNNNNNNNNNNNNNNNNNNNNNNNNNNNNNNNNNNNNNNNNNNNNNNNNNNNNNNNNNNNNNNNNNNNNNNNNNNNNNNNNNNNNNNNNNNNNNNNNNNNNNNNNNNNNNNNNNNNNNNNNNNNNNNNNNNNNNNNNNNNNNNNNNNNNNNNNNNNNNNNNNNNNNN is drawn from Camelina sativa cultivar DH55 chromosome 8, Cs, whole genome shotgun sequence and contains these coding sequences:
- the LOC104707121 gene encoding receptor-like protein kinase ANXUR2 translates to MNEKTRILCSFLCFFYVLLVSPSQSNGQDFSLSCGASQPADDQDKKKWEPDTKFLETPNTVHAQATYQDPSLLSTVPYMTARIFTAPATYEIPVKGDKRHLLRLHFYPSTYTGLNIADSYFSVVANDVSLLSNFSAAITCQALTQAYLVREYSLAPSQKDVLSITFTPSDKHPKAFAFINGIEVVQMPELFDSAALVGFSDQTSDTKTANLQTMFRLNVGGQDIPGSQDSGGLTRTWYNDAPYIFSAGLGVTNQASNNFRIDYQKMPVSTAPADVYKTARSQGPNGDINMKSNLTWMFQIDTNFTYIMRLHFCEFQLSKINQKVFNIYINNKTAQADTNAADIIAWSGGKGIPTYKDYAIYVDANNGGGGEELSLQMTPSTFGKPEYYDSQLNGLEIFKMDTMKNLAGPNPKPSPMQANEDVKKEFQGDKRIKAFVVGSAGGVAAVLLCALCFTMYQRKRKFPGSESHTSSWLPIYGNSHTSGTKSTISGKSNNGSHLSNLAAGLCRRFSLSEIKHGTQNFDESNVIGVGGFGKVYKGVIDGGTKVAIKKSNPNSEQGLNEFETEIELLSRLRHKHLVSLIGYCDDGGEMCLIYDYMSLGTLREHLYNTKRPQLTWKRRLEIAIGAARGLHYLHTGAKYTIIHRDVKTTNILIDENWVAKVSDFGLSKTGPNMNGGHVTTVVKGSFGYLDPEYFRRQQLTEKSDVYSFGVVLFEVLCARPALNPSLPKEQVSLGDWAMNCKRKGTLEDIIDPNLKGKINPECLKKFADTAEKCLSDSGLDRPTMGDVLWNLEFALQLQETADGPRNRTPSHGGGSADFGRGGGAVALNVAIEENDVADDLSSQENSGIFSQIVNPKGR